The Drosophila simulans strain w501 chromosome 3R, Prin_Dsim_3.1, whole genome shotgun sequence genome contains the following window.
TAATCTGAGCGCCATCGATGTGCAGTGTAAGATCATGCCGGCGATTGGGGCATTTCTAAAGGCACCGCTCATCCAGGTGGAGAAGCCGCACATCCTGCTGGACTGTGTGCATCCGCCTGTGCCGCGGCAGATCTTCGACAGCGTGCTGCGCTTCCAGGACATTCATCATTTTATCAGAGCGCTTGAGGCACGATCACGTGTTCGTAGTCAGACGAGACAGGGAGCTCTGCCGCAGTACGAGGAGATGGGACAGACTCTGCGTAATGTAAGTGGATTAGAtcaaaattgtataaatggTAAATTGTTGGTAATTTAACTTGCAGCTCTTTAGACGCCTAAGCTCTGAGGGTTTAACGGATCTCATTGAgatgcagctgctggccaTGAACCCATTCCTAATCTCCATGAAGCACAAGGCCCTGCAAGATCTGGACGACACCGCCTCGGGGAATGGACGCATCGTGGTCAGTCGCAAGCAAGTCGCTTGTCATGAATATCCGCTGGCGGACAAAGTCAGCAAAATGCCCCTCGAGAACCGTAAGTAAATGATTTATATTCTTGATTTCATCTCACTTAACTTAATTGGGTATTATCAAGTCCACTAAATTactttatttcaatttacCTGGTTTTTAGTTCGAAAATAATCGCttgtttgaattttttagttatttttagTTCTGGATTATGGGAATTTATTCGCTAAAGGATAAAATGTTGGGAGCATGAaccaaataatattaaaccaatgttttatttgctttttaatcACGTTGTTTGTTAttcgatttgtttttcttgcgtgtttgaaataaaattatgctTTTATAAACTTTCTAATCTTGTTAAGTCTTATGTTAAATATGAGGAAACCATTTAATACTTGCTTGAAATAATGCCAATTTCTTTACAGGCTCCAGCGAGGGTCCAACTCTAGCTTCGCCCGCCTCGGATGCAGCAATCACTCCGCTGGGAGCTGGCGGACTGGCCGGAAGTCCGGCCTCTGGAGCCGTAGTCCTTGGAGTGCCTACTGCCACCGTAAGTGCGGCCACTTCGCTGGGTGAATACACGATGCCGGAGCGAAACTGCTGGCTGGAACGTTCCTCCGAGTGCCGCAAGGATCTCGAATCGCTGACGGCCAAGATCAAGAGTCGCTACAATGTGTTGGCCATCTCGCAGCGTTGCAGCTACGACAAGCTGGTGACACCCTATCCACCAGGCTGGCGGATGAACGGCACTTTGGTGGCACACCTGCACGAGCATTCGGAATCCGTGATCAAGCTGGCTTCATTGCGGCCCCACGGATCTCTCTTTGCCAGCGGCAGCATAGACGGCACAGTGCGATTGTGGGATTGCAGCAAACTGAATGGCAATCAGGGTGTAAACAAATCGAGGCAGGTTTATTCAGCCAATACACCCATCTACGCACTGGCCGCCTGTGATAGCGGACAATCACTGGCGGTGGGCGGCAAGGATGGCAGCATGCTGATGATGCGAATCGATCGTAATTCCGCCAAAATGACGCTACAACAGGCACTCAATCAAAAGTAAGATCCCTTCACTTACATATTTACACTTTTACAACATAATCATTTCATTCGTAGTGATCATAAAGACGGTCCTGTTGTGGACATGCACGCCTACGATCAGGCCACGCAAAGTGTCATCGTGTACGCCACGCTATATGGCGGCATTGTGGCCTGGGACACGAGGATGCAGCACAGCGCCTGGAGGCTACAGAATGAACTCCGTCATGGGGTGATTACAACGATCTGTGCGGATCCAACTGGATCTTGGCTGGCCACCGGTACCAGCGGCGGTAAGCACATCTGCTGGGATCTACGCTTCCGGCTTCCCATTGCAGAAATAAAACATCCGGCGGATTCGTGGATACGCAAGGTGGCCTGCCATCCCACTGAGCCTTCATACCTGATCTCAGCATCGCAGTCAAACAATGAGGTATCCGTGTGGAATATAGAGACGGGACAGCGCCAGACGGTTTTGTGGGCAAGTCCGGTGGCGGCTTTATCGAGCGCTAGTCCCAGCGATCCGGCCACCACGTGCGGCATTCTCAGTGGCGTGGTCGATGGTTCACCCTTCATTCTCACCGGCAGCTCGGATCAGCGGATCCGGTACTGGGACATCACCAACCCGAAGAACTCATCGCTTAAGGTACCCGCTGCCAATGACAACCTGGCAGATGTGGCTTTCAACTATGGGTAATTATTGATCTGTtattataatgataataataatataattcatCCTACCCTTCAGTGCCCGCTTAATCGATGGCAGCCAAGTGATCGAGGAGCAAATCATTTCCATGGCCAGTACGGGCGACTCGCAGCAGCTGCGCTCGTCCACGGAGGAGAATCCCCGCTCGGGGCCGGATATGCCAACGGCCAGTCACCACGATGCCATCACGGATCTGCTGATGTGCAAGGACAAGGGCCAGATCTACATAGCCTCTGCATCGCGAAACGGTGTCATCAAGCTGTGGAAGTGAGCGCCCACTAAATagtatttaattattcaactGTGATTAGCCTAATAAACTGCAATATGTGTAACTATTTAATAAACGGTTGCTTCTAAACTGTACTCTCTTGTTTTAAAGGCTTGTTGAAGCaccaaaaaaatatgaacacaACATACCATATTTTGAAATAGTAGCCCAGGCGTTTCATGTAGTCACTTCAAACTTGTTTAGCTTTTGGACATACGATAGCTTAACTGAGTTGTTCACGCAAGAAGGAAGTtcaaaaaagaatttttgtttttggcttttgttcaAGTTTTTTTACAATCTTATTTCGTTTGATTTTGCTGTTctaacattaaaaatataagctgtaagtaaacaatttttacacCTTACAATTTCCAAAAGTAAAaagaatttttcacaaaatctaagtttcattttatgttaataaaatGAAAGTGAATTCTTTTACgcaaacttaaattaaacgGTTCCAATTTTGAATGTATTGATGCACCGCTTAGCATCGATATCAAATCGAGAAATATCGCAAAATTTATCGCCCAATGCACcgacatatttttttttttacatcaCTACCTTGAACTGTACTAGCGTGCGCGTATTTTACAATTACAAATTGAGAAGGCAAGTAAGTAATGCAAGTAATTCCCTTTCGGGTCCGGAAAAACTagaatttttaagaatttttttagaatatttttcgCAGCATTTATGCGCATTCAAGCCCTAATGTGAAATTGTTTTTCTGTATATTTTTCCAGCTTGATtttcggcaaacaaaaaggTGAAGAAGAAGAGCGGAGCCAAGCAAAACGAGTgagcgtgtgtgcgtgagagAGAGCATtttgcgcgtgtgtgtgtgtgaggggaCGCGAAGAAACAAGGATTTTTATATTCGCTTGCTAATTGAATCCCGTACAGAAATGGAAGAAGTTGCGGTAAAGAAGCGCGGCCGACCGGCAAAGACACCCGGCGGTGGTAAATCTTCAACAgcggcggtggcagcagcTTCGCCAGGCATCAAAAAGCGCGGTCGTCCCGCCAAGAACAAGGGCCCCAGTGGCGGCGGTGGACAGCGGGGTCGCCCACCCAAGGCGtccaaaatccaaaatgaCGAAGATCCCGaagacgaggaggagggcgaaGGCGATGGCTCCGGCGCTGAGCTTGCAAACAACTCATCCCCCTCGCCGACAAAGGGCAGGGGACGGCCCAAGAGCAGTGGTGGCGCCGGACCAGGATCCGGGGATTCGGTCAAGACGCCCGGTTCCGCCAAGAAGCGCAAAGCCGGCAGGCCCAAGAAGCACCAGCCCAGCGATAGCGAGAATGAAGGTGAGCCTATCGTAGTACAGTTAGTACGTAAATCCCCAACATTTCATGGTCCCAATtcaattaatgcaaatttaagcACTGCTCATTTGGTTTTTAGTGTACAAAATAACGAAACCATAAGAGGGAACGTCCAGTAATCCTTCCTTCAACAAAGCCCTTCTCTACTTTATCCGACTTTCAAAAATacctttcaatttgtttactttttaacCATAACATAACTTCTCTaaacatgtacatacatatatatgtggaTATTATTAGTATATTCCTATTTCTTCTTgggcacaacaaaaaaataacacatttcacatttcttatatgtatgcatttttaatcTTTAAAGACCCAATATGTAAGCTACTTTAAGGACATTGAATATCACGTTTGGGTCTtatgcttttaattgtttgcttcCACCAAACTCGCACTTTTATCTTTACGCTACCTGCCGATTTTTTTTGAATATCACAGGTAGAGTAAAGATTTGAACATAATcaaccaaacaaaaataaatgactGATATTCCCGGATTAATTTTCATGATTTTACCTATTAACTAACGTTGCCTTGGTTCTTTTAATACAGACGAACAGGATGAGGACGACgatggcaacagcagcatcgaAGAACGTCGCCCGGTGGGCCGACCATCGGCTGGATCCGTCAACCTGAACATATCGCGCACGGGACGCGGCCTGGGAAGACCCAAGAAGCGGGCTGTCGAGTCCAATGGCGATGGGGAGCCACAAGTGCCCAAGAAACGCGGTCGTCCGCCACAGAACAAGTCGGGTAGCGGCGGCAGTACTGGCTACGTTCCCACCGGCCGTCCGCGCGGTCGTCCAAAGGCCAATGCTGCACCCGTCGAGAAGCACGAGGACAATGACGATGATCAGGATGATAACTCCGGGGAGGGGGAGCACAGCTCGCCTGAGAAGACGGTAGTGATGCCGAAGAAACGTGGACGTCCCCCTCTTGGCGCCAGCAAGGTGACCAAAGAGGAAACATCGAAGCCCCGTGGACGCCCAGCGAAAAATATTGATGACGATGCAGATGATGCTGATTCCGCCGACCAGGACGAACCCAACTCAAAGAAAGAGGCGAACGACGAGGACCGTACCGAGGATGGGACACCAACCAAAGGAGTTGGCCTCAAATGGAACTCCGATGGCGAAAATGATGCCAACGACGGTTATGTTTCGGATAACTACAACGATTCCGAATCGGTAGCTGCCTAAAACatacaatttataaacatttccaCACACCCCTTCCCAAAAATcaacacaaaaaagaaatgttgcaaaaacaaaaaaacgaaaaagatcTTCAAGAGACGAAACACAAAAATGGATAGGACCTACTTCGACTTTAGAGAACCTTCCCCTCCTAAAACAACACACTttatctacatacatattccGATTCATTGCTAAGAAATCGGACAAACCGTTTACCACAGCACTGCACTGTAATGACGATAATGACGCTCGGAAAAGGATTTCAACTTGGATTGGAATTAccaaataaatacacataaaaaacatatttgggGAAGATTTCAAGTTCCGAAGTAGAACTGAACTTTATTGTAACaatgaatttgatttgattgcagATATTTCAATcgtatacaaatttaaataaacctACTACacctaaacattttttttttaatttaattttaatatataccatataaaaaCCAGATGGCAAAATCCATGCTTGTATTGATTTCTTTTATGCAGTGTTCACTGTACCTTACATTATATGGTCACTCTGAAGAAAGTGAAGTTATTAACGGTAATTGTTGTAATGTGATTTTAACAGCGTTATAACTAGGGAACTAGTTAAATGCattatcaaaattaaaaattctaattCTATTGGGAtagtaaatgaaattataatttaattataacgATATGCAATATTTTTGGTATCTTAGAACGATTGGAGAGTATTTCTCAGTGCGTTTGGCAATGGTATATTTGAACGGTCGAGCTGCGGTCACACTAAATGTTCGCGCGTAAGAAGAAGCAGACCTAGAACGGCGTGCTTgtaatatgtaaatttttcaaataagcTAAGGTGTGTGTACCcaacagcaataaaatatgaaaagtattttaaaactGCCAGCCTTCTGGTGATAGTTCGACAGCATTTTTTACAATTCCAATCGGCGCTAAATCACAATCAAATTTGCGGCTGCAAAAAAGAGcacaaattgataaaaaaaaaaaagccgcaaacaaaaacaaaacaaacaccctggtgcgtgtgtatgtatgcgCGAGTGTTGGGCTTTGAATGTGTGTGCtcaagtgtgtgtttgtgtgcgtctGGCGTCTAATCAAATTTGGCATGCCCCTAAAATCGAttgataaataatatataaacaatttggCTGGCACAGCGTAATTCATTTGCCAGGGTGAACATAAAAAAGGGGGTGATGATAAAAGAACAAGAAAATGTGTaatcaatttatataaatattttgcgcGCAtgttaataaaagtaaaataaattgtcGGTCTTTTGCGCTCACACCCCCGctcttgctctctctctcactctgtGGGCATGCTCACTCGTTCTCTCTGTTGATTTCGCACGTTTGCCAACACTGCTCTCATTTTGGGGGGTTCTTGTtctctcctctctctctctagtTCGCTctttgttgtagttgtatTTGGCCAGTGTGTCTTTGCATTTCGCTTTTATTATCGTTCTGCGACGGACGGCGGCGACGTTGAAGAAATTCCTGGCCGATTTCTTCTTCATCATCCTGtgtaaataattgtaatttaaataatctAAATTTCGTATGTAAcgaaagcacacacatacaccatcaaatcaatggaaatgcaaacgaGAAGGCTTTTTTAAGTGCATGTGTAAGTGTTTcaaaaaggaaagaaattaacaaaaaaaacagctaAAAACCGTAAAGTACTCCTGTTTCGTTTTACATTGTCATCATCGGGTTTCCTTTTTCATTTCGGCGGCATGAATGTATGTGTGCATTTCCAGACCGCTTTTTGTACATATGCAAACATGTATAAATAGTTTGCGAAATTAATTCGTATTTTGCCCGAATAAGgtaaaaatcaattaagtgTGTGCCTGAATAATTGATATGAttcctttctttttgtttggttggTGAACAAATTTTTCCGAttgtgcgtatgtgtgcgaatgtgtgtgtttcatTATTTCCTTATTCCATCGTGTTCTTCCTTTTGAGCGGCGGCCATTTGGCTGCTCTGCTTCTTCCTTCTCCCCGCCTCCCCCCACCAACCCATTCAGCTGCCTCttacgtgtgtgtgcgtgctctctcgctctttctctctctcggGACGCCTtgcatttgtatatatgtgcTTTTCCCAATAAGAACGCCTAACTACcaactaaaatattaaacaattcaAATGGTTTTAATTCGTAATTACTTATTGGCCGCACCTCCTTTGTTTTGTCCGCCATCTCTTTTATGGTTTAtctttatgtttgtttttatatagcccccaccccctcccctAAATAtgtgcgtgtgggtgtgtgcgtgcttCCAGGGGCCCAGCATTCGCGTTCTCTCTCTATCCCTTTTCGCATGCTGCACTTGTCTCTCCTTTTTAGGGGGCTTTTTGGGGGGGGGCACGAAAGGACTGAAAGGGAGAAATGGAGAGATATTCTCGTAAAcaacccaaaaacaaaaaaataataaaataaaagaccGACCCACTCGCATTCTTCTCGCTGAAAACGTAACCTCAAATGTTTGCGGCCGCCTTTCGCCTTCGtcttcgtttcgtttcgttttcttcGCCATTCGTTCTGTCGCATTCGCTCATCGTCTGCCGGCAtcgttcttgttgttgttcttgctccTCTGTGTGTATGttaattttatatgttttccattttcgacCGCCCCACCACCCCCCGCTATTCGCATTTCCTTGTGCTTTTCGCGGGAGGCGCTATAATTCTGTCCACAAGTTTTCCAGATATGTATAAATTCAGAGATTGTTAAACAAACCGATCTACAATGTAACTAGGTTTTAAAAatggattttgtttttgttttcattggaTTCAATGTTTTGTATATtggatattattattattatcctAAACTATTATAGAATTTCATGTTATAAGAGCAAAACAGGATTTTAATAATCTTAACTAAAgataattttaataatgttgaaattataaaatttggCAAAACCTTTTTGAAACTGCAACATAAACCCCATTGTTATCGTGTGCCAACTTTTTATTACGGTTGCTAAGCACTTACGGAATAGATAAGGTCTGAATAGTTATGTATTGATAGTCACTGATAAAACTAGCCTGCATCGTAATTTATATccacaatatattttatttatgttccTATGTAAATATGTTGGGTATTAAGAGTATTAATCCAATCGGTCTTCAAAGAaaccaaattttattttccgtATTTTTCGAGCATGATTCAGCGCTGCGTTGTTCTTCTATGGATAGTCTGCTTCTTCGACTTTTTCTTGGGGCTCCTGTTCCTCAAACGTAAACGCCCCCTCCCCCCAATTCCCCACTTATTGGCATCtactttgttattgttttcgtAATGGGGAAATCATGGCTAATATTTGCCTTAGTCGTCTTTCAGTTTTAGaagaaattgttttgctttcacGCGTGCCTTGtgcgttttattttgttgattattattatgtgcCCTGTCTGCTGTCTGTGTTATCGGGATCTTTTCTTTACCATGACCAGCTCAAAGTTTTTAATCGCACAAAAGTACAGTGGGTCGAGTGTATTGAATTGGGAATCAAAACTTTGCCTCATATGAAAAGTTATTTGATTCGAAATCGATAATTTCTCAAGAATTTCATTCGCAAAAACTTCTGGGTTTACTAATCACAgtttatactttattttttctcattgcagtttgtgtatattttcatCATTAAAACGTcgtgtaaattaaaattcatcctaattataattaataaactacATTAATAAACGGAAATTCCACAATTCTCAACAAGAAATCTGTAAAAATTCAAGTTTTAACCAATTCTCATacgtaattaaataaataaagttcaGTTTTGTTAAGTcccaaaaacaacagctgtgCAACTgtgtaaaatattattcataattttgtgtaaatttatg
Protein-coding sequences here:
- the LOC27208198 gene encoding chromosomal protein D1 yields the protein MEEVAVKKRGRPAKTPGGGKSSTAAVAAASPGIKKRGRPAKNKGPSGGGGQRGRPPKASKIQNDEDPEDEEEGEGDGSGAELANNSSPSPTKGRGRPKSSGGAGPGSGDSVKTPGSAKKRKAGRPKKHQPSDSENEDEQDEDDDGNSSIEERRPVGRPSAGSVNLNISRTGRGLGRPKKRAVESNGDGEPQVPKKRGRPPQNKSGSGGSTGYVPTGRPRGRPKANAAPVEKHEDNDDDQDDNSGEGEHSSPEKTVVMPKKRGRPPLGASKVTKEETSKPRGRPAKNIDDDADDADSADQDEPNSKKEANDEDRTEDGTPTKGVGLKWNSDGENDANDGYVSDNYNDSESVAA